The Bacteroidota bacterium genome segment GTATCTGTTCCATTATTACTGAATATATATCTGTCGAAACTCAACATTTCAAGTTTTGTCTGATCCAGTAAACTCTCTATATACGAACGGTAATCCTCATCATCAACACCAGGCCATATATTAACAAAGCTCTCTCGTGCAGGATCTTTAACTTTCAGATAGGAAACAACTTTCCCTATATTTTTGAAGGAATTTCTATAAGGTTCATCACAGATGTGGTAACCAAGAACATTAGGATTATCTTTATACTTCTGAATAACAGGATCCAGTTTTGCCAGCATTTCAGGGGTAATTTCCGGTGCCACTAACGTGGATGGGTGACTCAAATAATTTTCCCCGCCCAAAAGGTTTGTAACTGAGATATAATACTTAAGATTATATTTTTCATATATTCTTATCAATTCATCCTCTGGTCTTACCCAGAGTCCGACATCAAACCCGGCATTTTTATATTCCTGAAATACGCTTTCATTGTATGGAGACAAATTCCATGCATATGGAGGAGACCAGGCACTGAGCAAAAACTCATCACGCTGCCAGTATTCATTCACAACATCAGCCCTTAACACCGTATCAATGGTTTCCTCATTATGAACCAGACTATATCTTAGGTTGTAACTTCCCGTATTATTAAATTTAACTTCCCAAATAGTTGTATCACAATCTCCGGGCAGAAGCTTAGGATGTTCATTTAGCAACTTTCCGTTTATTAACTCAACATTTTCCGTCAATTCAAGTTTACTATTCAAACCGGAAGTTTCATCATCTCCAATATTTAATAATGTAGCAACAAGCTTTAGATTTTCATCAGGTTTAATGGTAGACCTTTCTATTTTAAAAGCAGAAATTATTGGATTCGCAGGCATATGAACAATCCTGAAATAATCTATCTCAAATGTATTGTCTTCAGAACTGGAGTTTACGGTAAAATTTGCAATTCTGGTAATATTATCAACCCACTTATCATGAGTTCTCAAATCTATAACATACTCATGAAAATCAGCATCACCAAAAATGTTATACTGATATATTACACTCTTTCCGCTGCTGGTTTCCCAGTTTAATAAAATTGAAGTACCTCCATGTGCCTTTAGTCTAAAAATAATTTTGTAGTAATTATCTGAATTAACTTCAAAAACATCGCTCCCGATTACAGCGAAATCACCGTCAACATCAGTAATAGCCTTAAGCACTCCATCAGCCACGCTTATTTCTCCTGAATTGGCTCTAATACTCCATCCCTCTGAATTTTCGTTAAACTCCCAGCCTTTTCCAATTTCGTTTTGGGCATAACTGTTTATACTCGCAATTAAAATTATTAACGTTATTAAAAATGAATTAGGAATAACTTGCATCTGTAAATAATTGGTTCTGCATAAATGTATATAATAAAACAATTATGTTATTTACAAAATATTAGATATTAGTAATAGAATCTTCTCATTATAAACACAGTTTGGTTCTTCAAAACATACAAATTCTCATAATCAAAGTCAATATTCTATCAATATTTGATTTAAAAATAGTAGCAACTATTAATTAAAATCACATACTTTTATTACTAATTTTTTTTATTTATTAATAAAACAGCTAAACTATGAAGGTATTTTACAAGCACTCAATTTTTATTTTCACTTTTTTAATACTAGCAGTGATTAATAATTTGAAGGCACAGGAAACATTAGATCTAACAGGCGATAATCTTGGGGATCTCTCAGAATCGGGATTAAACTCATTTACTGCTGTTATAGGATTTAATATGCCGCCAAATGATGCTATTATAGTTGTTAATTCAGATAAAGGCACAGAATATTCCATGAATTATAGTAGTGCAATGTGGCATGAGGATTTAGAAGATGAAATACCACAGATAATAGGATTAGCCGCTGAAGGTGATAAGGGGGCTGAAGGCCCAGGAACACTTGAATTTACAATAAATAGCGGTATAGCTTCACTTGCATTTCAAACTTACAGTGAAGAACACGATGATATTGACTTTGTAGATCCTGTAGTCTATATTAATGACGTAAAAGTAACTGATTTTGAAGAGATAAATGTAGAAGGTGAAGTGAACATAAAATTTGTTAACGAAGCCGAAACCAAAAATGAGGATGACGATACTGACAAGTACGATTTAATAGTGATAACGTCTGTTAGCTGGACAAATTATGGTCTTGCACTGGATGATTACAGACTTAACCCTATAAATTTCCACCCAAATCCCATTGGAGATAATGGAATATTAAATTTCGATAATTACAGTCTGACTAAAATTGAGATATATAACACTGAAGGAAGAAGGATAAAAACTTTTGAAAACATTAAAGGAAACAAAATCAATATCTCCGAATTAGAAAAAGGCATTTATTTTATGATTGCAGAAGATGTTGACAATAAAAAATACTCTTCAAAGGTTATTAAATAATATACTTTTTTACCATAAAAAAAGAGCGAAACCGAAAGTGATATTTTTTGGTTTCGCTCTTTTAAGTTCCAATTATTTTCCACTATGGAAACTTAGGATACTTTTTAAAGTTCGGCTCTCTTTTTTCCAAAAATGCTTTTTTACCCTCCTGGGCTTCTTCCATCAAATAAAACATTAAAGTAGCATCACCTGCAAACTCCATCAACCCTGTTTGCCCGTCAAGCTCGGCATTAAGTCCTCGTTTCAGCATTCTAATTGCCATAGGCGAACGTTTCTGAATTATCTGACCCCATTCAACACCTGCATCTTCAAGTTCTTCTAATGAAACAACCTTGTTAACCATTCCCATATCTTCGGCTTCCTTGGCTGTATATTGAAGGTTCAGGAACCATATTTCTCTTGCTTTTTTCTGGCCCACGTGACGTGCAAGATACGAAGAACCAAATCCGGCATCGAAACTACCTACTTTAGGACCTGTTTGTCCAAACTTAGCATTATCGGAAGCAATAGTAAGATCACAAACTACGTGAAGTACATGTCCGCCGCCAATTGCATAACCGTTTACCAGTGCAATTACCGGCTTAGGAAGCGAACGGATCTTTTTATGTAAATCCAGTACATTTAATCGAGGCACACCATCTTCACTGATGTATCCCCCTACTCCTTTCACATTTTGATCGCCCCCTGAACAAAATGCCTTATCTCCTGCTCCTGTTAGCAATACCACATCTATATTAGGATCCTCCCTGCAAATATCAAATGCATCCAGCATTGCCATATTTGTTTCCGGACGGAAAGCATTATAAACTCTGGGACGGTTTATCGTAATTTTTGCAATACCTTCGAACATTTCGAATTTAATATCCTCATATTCTTTAATGGTTTGCCATTCTCTTTTAGCCATATCTCTATTAATTCTGATCTATAATTTAAGGAAAACAAATGTAAACAAAACAGCTCAAAAATTAGAATAAAATCCGTCTAGTTGAAGTTTATTGGAAGATGCGTTATATATATTGTAACATAAATAATGTACTGACCGGCCTCCGGCACCCACCAAAACAGTAAAGCATGATCAATAAATTATATTTTTCAGCTAAATAACACTCGTTATCCGGCAATTTAATATCAGAAGAAAACTCTTAACAACATTGTGAATAAAATATTTAATAATTATAAGTAATTACAATAAAGTTGACTATTTTTTGTCTTTGATTTATAAGGAAAGCTGATATATTTTCACACAAACTTGCTATGTCTTCCATTACATAAAGTATGAATAAAACACAGCATATTAAAACTATAATAATGAACTATTTAGAATAAAGTTTAGTGCAAAAAAAAATCCCCATTCATAACTCACCAATTTTTTAAAATGAAAAATTTCAAATTACTATTATTTTCTATAAGTGTTTTACTTATAACAGTATCCTGTTCTGAAGAAATAACAGAAAACAAAGTAGCTCCTGTAAAAATTAGCCAGGGATATATCAATTATATATCGGCATTTACTTCCGGAGTAATTCAACGAAATCAGGAAATTAAATTTATATTATCCAAACCGGCAGTATATCCATATGAAGCAGGGGGAGAACTACCGTCTGATATTATATCTGTTTCGCCGGAAGTTGATGGTACATTAACCCTTGAAGATCAATACACGGTTGTATTTAAACCTGATGAACTTCTAAATTCGGCTACAGTTTTTAACGGTAAACTGAATTTAAAAAAACTTGTTGATGCTAAAGGTGAATTTGCCGATTTTCCTTTTCAGTTTCAAACTCTGAAGCAAAACATAAAACTTGTCTACCATCAATATAAGCCATACGATGACTCCTACGAGAAAAACTATCTTGAAGCATCAGTATTCTCTTCAGATTTTATTGAAGATGAAAAATTGGAGAAATTAATATTTGCAGAACAGGGCAACCGAAAATTACCGCTTAAGTTTATCCGTAAATCAAATACCGAAATTTCTGTTGTTGCCGATAGCGTTATCAGAAGAAAAAACAAAGAGTTTGTCTTTTTAAGTTACGATGGAGAAAGTATAGGTATTGACGATTCAGACAATTTTAAAATTAATATCCCAAGCATTAATAGTTTCGAAGTACTGGAAGTTAGAAAAGGATACTCTCCAAAAAGATTTATCGAGATAGTTTTTTCACTGCCGGTTTCCGATAATCAAAATATAAAAAGCTTTGTAAGTGTAAACGGCGACAGATATGATTATACAATAGACAAAACCGTATTAAAAATATTTCCCGGCAGCGATAATAATGATAACAATGTCATTATCTCGGAAGGATTAGCAAGCAATAATGATAAAAAACTAACAAAAAAACACATTTCAAAAATTACCTTTAAACAGGTAAAACCTGAAATAGAAATTATTGGAAAAGGTGTAATTATGCCCGATTCCGACGGACTTATATTTCCGTTTAAATCTATTGGGCTAAAAGAAGTAAAGGTTAGAATCGTCAGGGTATTTGAAAATAACATGGGGCAGTTTTTTCAGTCAAATAATTTTTCAGGCGATAATAACCTGAAACGTGTTGGCCGCCCGATTTATAACAACACAATACCTTTAAACAGCGACAAAGCCATTAACTACAACATATGGAATAACTTTAATGTCGACATTTCTAAATTAATCGATATAGAACCCGGTGCAATATATCAGGTAAAATTAAGTTTCTCGAAAAACAACATTGTCTTTAATTGTGGCGATTCCAAAGATGATTCGTCGTTGGCAAGCATCGAAAATGATAATGAAAACTGGGATGCTGCATCTAATTACAATTATTATGACGATTACTACTACGACGATTACTATCCGCAAAATTATAATTGGAAAGAAAGAAATAACCCCTGTAGCACGTCTTATTATACCGGTTCAAAATTTGTTTCAAAAAATCTAATCTCATCAAATCTGGGATTAATCTGTAAACAGGACGAAAGCGGAACATATCAGGTTGTAGTCAGTGATCTGCGTACAACTCTACCGGTTGCAGAGGCTAAAGTAGAAATATTCAATTTTCAAAATCAGCCTTTAACTTCCGGCAAAACAAACACTGAAGGAATATCTACATTAATTACTCCTAAAAAAGGATACTATATAAAAGTAGAAAGTGAAGAACAAAAATCTTATTTAAGAATCGATGACGGAACTTCACTATCATATAGTAAATTTGATATTGCGGGGAAAAAATCGAAAAAAGGAATAAAAGGTTATATCTATGGCGAAAGAGGTGTATGGAGACCGGGAGATACACTACACCTTACATTTGTATTGGAAAACAAAAGCAAAACTCTTCCCGAAAATTACCCGGTAACTTTTGAACTTTACAATCCAATGAATCAACTTGTTCAGCGGGAAGTAAAAAACAGTAGTGTTAACGGTTTCTATACTTTTAAAGCACAAACAGCCGGTGATGCTGCCACAGGTAAATGGTACGTAAAAGCAAAATTAGCCGATACAGAATTCACTAAAACGCTTCGTATAGAAACTACAAAGCCAAACAGACTAAAAGTAGAGCTAAAATTAAACAACAAAGTAATAAAGGCTAAAAGCAATAATAAATTAACTCTTTCTTCCCGTTGGTTACACGGAGCTAATGCAGGTAGTTTAAAAGCATCAGTAAAACTAAACCTCAAACCTGTAAAAACAACTTTCAAAGGATACTCACATTACATTTTCGACGACCCCACCAAGTCATTTTCTTCGGAAGAAAGTGTTGTATTTGACGGAAAATTAAATCAAAACGGAGAAAAAACATTCAGTTACTCTCCAAAAGACAATGACAATATTCCCGGAATGCTAAAAGCGCGTTTCACAAGTTTTGTTTACGAAAAAAGCGGTGACTATAGTCTGAACACTCAGGATTTTCTCTATTCAAACTACAACAACTATGTTGGAATGAATATAAAGCTCGACGACAAAAATCACAATATGATTTATACTGCCAAAGATCATATTGTTGACATAGCAACTGTGAATGCTGAAGGAAATAAAGTTAACAGTAGTGTTTCGTACAAAATATATAAATTAAAATGGAGCTGGTGGTGGAGTTCAGATAACGACAATATTGCTCACTACATAGCAAATACTGATTATATTGTTAAAAAAGAAGGAACTTTAAGCACGAAAAACGGACAAGGAAGCTTCAAATTTAAATTCAACAACAACGAATGGGGACGCTATTTAATTCTGGTAAAGGATAAAATTAGCGGACATACAACAGGAAAAATAGTTTATATCGACTGGCCAAACTGGAGCAGCCGAAACAACCCAAATCCTGAAGCGGCAAGTATGCTGACATTTAACAGCGATAAAGACAAGTATTCTGTTGGTGATGATGTTGTTCTGAACGTACCAACATCCGGCGAAGGAAGAGCCCTTGTAAGTATAGAGAAAGGCGATAAAATACTACAGATGTTTTGGGCAGATACCCAAAAAGGCCTTACAAAAATAAAATTCAAAGCAAGTGCCGACATGTCACCTAACGTATATGCTAATATTACATACATTCAAAAACATTCGCAGACAATAAATGACCTGCCGATAAGAATGTACGGTGCTACACCTGTTTATGTGGAAGACCCGAATTCACATATTAATCCAGTTATATCATCTCCCAAATCAATAGAACCGGAAAGTAATTACAAAATTACGCTAAGCGAGAAAAACAATAAAGCCATGACATATACACTGGCAGTTGTTGATGAAGGTCTTCTGGACCTTACAAACTTCAATACCCCCGATCTGTGGAAACACTTCTATAAAAAAGAGGCATTGAGAACAAGAACCTGGGATATGTATGATTTTGTAATGGGTTCATTTGGAAGTAAACTTGAGCAAATGTTTGCTGTTGGAGGCGATAGCGAACTCATTAAAAAAGGAAATAAAAAGGCAAACAGGTTTGTACCGGTTGTAAAATTCATTGGTCCTTTTAATTTAGAACAAGGGAAGAGTAAAACTCACAAACTAAAAATGCCAAACTATGTTGGTTCTGTTAAGGTGATGGTTGTTGCGGGAAATAACGGAGCTTACGGAAAAGCAGATGTTGCTATCCCTGTAAAAAAACCGTTAATGGTACTGGCTACCCTGCCAAGAGTTTTAGGAAGCAATGAAACATGCGATCTGCCTATCACCGTTTTTGCAATGGATAAGAAAATAAAGTCGGCAAAAATTACAGTTAAGGTAAATGACAAATTAAATATTGAAGGTAATTCTACATCAACTCTGAACTTTAAAAATACCGGCGAAAAAATATCTTATTTCAGATTAAAAACAAGTAATAAAATTGGAGTTGCCAAGGTTGTAGTAACTGTAGAAAGCAATGGAATTAAAGCAAAGCACGAAATAGAACTGGATGTAAGAAACCCTAACCCGCCGGTTTCAATTAGCGAAGAGTATATGCTGGAAAACAAGCTTTCTATCAACAAAAAACCATTTGGGGTTGAAAATACAAACAAACTAAGTATAGAAGTATCTTCTATGCCGGCATTGAACCTGGAAAAACGCTTATCGTATTTAATACAGTATCCGCATGGATGTATTGAACAAACTACTTCGAGTGTTTTCCCTCAATTGTATCTTTCGAAACTGACAAACCTCAGCAGCGGAAGAGTTTCTGAAATAGAACACAACATTAAAGAAGCTATTAATCGTTTATACAAGTTTCAACTAAGTGACGGAGGAATGAGTTATTGGCAGGGAGCTACAACAGCCAATTACTGGGGTACAAACTATGCAGGGCATTTTATGCTTGAAGCTGAAAAACTGGGTTATGCCCTACCCTCCGGATTTAAAACTAAATGGGTAAAATATCAATCTAAAAAAGCCAATTCCTGGTCAGCGACCGATCAATACACAAGCAGTAGCGTACAGGCATACAGGCTATATACTTTAGCTCTTGCCAATAAAGCTGCAGTTGGGGCAATGAACCGACTTAAAGAACAGAACATAGATACAGAAGCCAGAGCTTTACTTGCAAGTGCCTATGCTCAAATTGGCCAGAAAGATATTGCCAAAGAGCTTCTTTTTAAAAATACCCAACAAACGCAGGTTTCAAAAAAACATTATTACTACAGCTATGGCTCTAAAGATCGCGAAACAGCTGTATTCCTTTATGCATATGCCGGCATTAAGGAAAAAGAACTCTCTTTCAACACTTTGAAAAGAGTAGCAGAAAATTTATCCGGCGAGAAGTATATGAGTACGCAAACAGCTGCATTCTCTTTATTGGCAGTTCAGAAATATATATCGCGTTTTAATCCTGATGACAATATAGATATTGAATATTCTATAGACGGAAAATCGAAATCTGTAGAATCGGCACTGCCTGTATACACGATAAATTTCGACAATTATGAAAAGTCCAAAAATGTAAAACTCGAAAATAACGGGGATGGATCACTATTTGTCAGAGTTATTAATAGTGGGATTCCATTAAAACACGAGGAGAAAGAATTCAGCAGGAATTTAACCCTAAAAGTCAGGTATACCGATACAAATGGTGACAATATTGATGTTGGCAACCTAAAACAGGGAAAAGAGTTTAAAGCTGTTGTAACCATAACAAATAACAATTCTATAGATAATATTAAGGACATTGCTCTGAATCAAATATTTCCTTCAGGATGGGAAATTGTAAATAGCAGATTATTGGGTACTGTAGACAAAACTTCAGATCAGCCCGATTATATCGATATCAGAGATGACAGGGTTTATCAGTATTTCGATCTCAGACAATCGGAAACAAAAACTTTTACAGTATCATTGATTGCAGCATACTCCGGAGAATACTATCTGTCGGGAGTATTGGCAGAAGCAATGTATAACGACAGCTTTAAAGCCATGATTAAAGGGAAAAAAGTTATTGTAACAAAATAGACAGATATTATATCTAATTAAGGATTATCAAAAGCCGGTAATAAGGATAAATGCTCTTATTATTGGCTTTTTTAGTTCGATCAATTCATATTCTTTGCTATAATACCAATTAAATTATGGAATGCGCTGTTAGCTTTGAAGTATAATTCTTTTTTACGAATTTAAAAATTATTGCATAGCAGAGCTACGGAAGCATTTTTAAATGAAATAAAAATGGATTAGGCGAAAAAGATATAGCGCATTTCATTGTTTATTTGGTATAAATACAATTAATTGAAGTTCCCCATGCCTTAGGTTTACCAATACGGGATATGAATATATCGGGGCAAAACATCTTGCCATAAAGAATATTTATCAATAGCCGGCAGAACTCCCAAATATCAATAGCAATGATGAGATATATTTGTTTTTAAGGTGCTGAACACCGAAATATAGTTCGCCCGGATGGCAGCGACAGCCTTTGTTTGGAATAGCTTGTGAGAAATATATTTTGGCGGCTGAGCCTTAGCGAAGACCCCGAAATGTAATTTTCGAACTGCTATACCGAACAAAGCTATAGCGGAGAGCCTGTCTGCCAATCCAGGCAGGCCGGAAATAGCGCCAAAAAAGAAATGAGAAACTTTAACAATTAATCCACAACTTCAAAATGCTTGCTTATACTGTTACCCTTAGAATCTAAGCAGGTAATTGTATGAAAGCCTTTATCAGCAATAAAAGCATAGGTGTGATTACTCTTCGTAGTCTTCACATACTCTCCATCGATATGCCAATAAACCGTCCCGTTTGAATTTTGATGTGCCAGCTCAAATACAACTTTCGATTTTTCGCCTAATTTGTTTTTAGGTATAAAAATTCTGTTTTCCTTATTAGGGTAAATCCATTGCATTACCTTGTTCTCTCTAACGTTACACGATTCTTTCCACGCCGGCAATTCCTTATAATATGTATTGTATTTTTTGTAATACCAGGCCTGAACAGACGGAAGTACAAAATAATTCCTTGTTACAATCTCCGAAACAGGATAACAGTTGCTGTTTACTCTGTACTTTTCTGTTTTATCCAGATGAACAGCTTTATGATAATCACATTTTTTTGATTCAACAGCGCGTAAAGGAGCAAGTATAGTATCCCTGTCTTCACAATATTCCGATGCTTTCATTCCACTTACAGAACACGTTTCTATATCTGCCAGATCATCATGAGGAACCTCAAACCAGCGGCTGTTTTTCAGTAACGAAAATACATCGAACATAAGAGGAGCAGCTGCCGAAACACCAAGTATTCCGGGTCTTCCTTCTCCATCAGCATTCCCTACCCAAACTGCAACAAGTTTATCCTTTGTCCAGCCAACAGACCATGCGTCTTTAAAACCGTGGCTCGTTCCTGTTTTCCAGGCAATATTGTTATTGGCATTGAAGTTTTGCCATCCGGCTTCATTTTCCGGTCTGTTTACTTTTCTCAATGCTTCGAAAACAGAGAAAATTGCACCACGCGATAACACACCTTTTTTTCTTAACTGTTTTTCCTCTTCATTTAACAGGGTTTTTGCTTCCGTAAAAGGCAAATTATTCTCTGTATCCTGTTGAAAATAATTTAAATCCTCGGCCATCCATGCATAAGCTCTCGAAATATTCCAAAGAGAACTTTCTGCTCCCCCCAGTATTAACGACAATCCATAATTGTCGGCTCCCCTGTTAATATTTTTTAGCTGTAAATCTTCAAGCTTTTTGTAAAATGCTTCTATCCCGTAATCGCGAAGTAAACGAACAGAAGGGATGTTTAAAGAACGCGACAGGCATAAACCTGCCGGTACTGCTCCTTCGTATTTCTTAATATAATTCTCTGGCATAAATCCATTGTATTGGGTAGGTATATCGGCCAGTAATGTATGAGGTAAAATCATTCCCTTATCTAATGCAGCAGCGTACAAAATCGGTTTCAGAATACTGCCTGTGCTGCGCGGAGCCTGAACTATATCTACATAATTGGAATTATCGGCATTTTTACTTTCAGAATTTCCAACGTAGCTTACTACCTCATTGCTTTTT includes the following:
- a CDS encoding T9SS type A sorting domain-containing protein, whose translation is MQVIPNSFLITLIILIASINSYAQNEIGKGWEFNENSEGWSIRANSGEISVADGVLKAITDVDGDFAVIGSDVFEVNSDNYYKIIFRLKAHGGTSILLNWETSSGKSVIYQYNIFGDADFHEYVIDLRTHDKWVDNITRIANFTVNSSSEDNTFEIDYFRIVHMPANPIISAFKIERSTIKPDENLKLVATLLNIGDDETSGLNSKLELTENVELINGKLLNEHPKLLPGDCDTTIWEVKFNNTGSYNLRYSLVHNEETIDTVLRADVVNEYWQRDEFLLSAWSPPYAWNLSPYNESVFQEYKNAGFDVGLWVRPEDELIRIYEKYNLKYYISVTNLLGGENYLSHPSTLVAPEITPEMLAKLDPVIQKYKDNPNVLGYHICDEPYRNSFKNIGKVVSYLKVKDPARESFVNIWPGVDDEDYRSYIESLLDQTKLEMLSFDRYIFSNNGTDTDKFFLNIQVIREYALRYGVPFYNIIQAIGTDGTIESDLNWRTPTYAEHKWQSYASLTYGVSGLIWFHWHGNWGVTGNPEKESIYNSIQKLNPEIKIMGAEMMKLKTVGVYHNKPEHNKIQGLDEMAIVSEVSSNANLLIGSFKDSEEKDFVMIMNKDYENEVTATISTQYNLNQLKVFNLEYSDYDNYDFIKYDDRSSFKVTLQPGSAKLFYFSDKILANEDYITKKKKHTFKNSPNPFNTITEFSYCLGEKSHVNISIYDLKGQKVRNLVDNYQQAYIDFKIKWDGKDELGRDLDSGIFIAVISYGQSSESLKIVKY
- a CDS encoding T9SS type A sorting domain-containing protein, whose amino-acid sequence is MKVFYKHSIFIFTFLILAVINNLKAQETLDLTGDNLGDLSESGLNSFTAVIGFNMPPNDAIIVVNSDKGTEYSMNYSSAMWHEDLEDEIPQIIGLAAEGDKGAEGPGTLEFTINSGIASLAFQTYSEEHDDIDFVDPVVYINDVKVTDFEEINVEGEVNIKFVNEAETKNEDDDTDKYDLIVITSVSWTNYGLALDDYRLNPINFHPNPIGDNGILNFDNYSLTKIEIYNTEGRRIKTFENIKGNKINISELEKGIYFMIAEDVDNKKYSSKVIK
- the menB gene encoding 1,4-dihydroxy-2-naphthoyl-CoA synthase, giving the protein MAKREWQTIKEYEDIKFEMFEGIAKITINRPRVYNAFRPETNMAMLDAFDICREDPNIDVVLLTGAGDKAFCSGGDQNVKGVGGYISEDGVPRLNVLDLHKKIRSLPKPVIALVNGYAIGGGHVLHVVCDLTIASDNAKFGQTGPKVGSFDAGFGSSYLARHVGQKKAREIWFLNLQYTAKEAEDMGMVNKVVSLEELEDAGVEWGQIIQKRSPMAIRMLKRGLNAELDGQTGLMEFAGDATLMFYLMEEAQEGKKAFLEKREPNFKKYPKFP
- a CDS encoding MG2 domain-containing protein; the encoded protein is MKNFKLLLFSISVLLITVSCSEEITENKVAPVKISQGYINYISAFTSGVIQRNQEIKFILSKPAVYPYEAGGELPSDIISVSPEVDGTLTLEDQYTVVFKPDELLNSATVFNGKLNLKKLVDAKGEFADFPFQFQTLKQNIKLVYHQYKPYDDSYEKNYLEASVFSSDFIEDEKLEKLIFAEQGNRKLPLKFIRKSNTEISVVADSVIRRKNKEFVFLSYDGESIGIDDSDNFKINIPSINSFEVLEVRKGYSPKRFIEIVFSLPVSDNQNIKSFVSVNGDRYDYTIDKTVLKIFPGSDNNDNNVIISEGLASNNDKKLTKKHISKITFKQVKPEIEIIGKGVIMPDSDGLIFPFKSIGLKEVKVRIVRVFENNMGQFFQSNNFSGDNNLKRVGRPIYNNTIPLNSDKAINYNIWNNFNVDISKLIDIEPGAIYQVKLSFSKNNIVFNCGDSKDDSSLASIENDNENWDAASNYNYYDDYYYDDYYPQNYNWKERNNPCSTSYYTGSKFVSKNLISSNLGLICKQDESGTYQVVVSDLRTTLPVAEAKVEIFNFQNQPLTSGKTNTEGISTLITPKKGYYIKVESEEQKSYLRIDDGTSLSYSKFDIAGKKSKKGIKGYIYGERGVWRPGDTLHLTFVLENKSKTLPENYPVTFELYNPMNQLVQREVKNSSVNGFYTFKAQTAGDAATGKWYVKAKLADTEFTKTLRIETTKPNRLKVELKLNNKVIKAKSNNKLTLSSRWLHGANAGSLKASVKLNLKPVKTTFKGYSHYIFDDPTKSFSSEESVVFDGKLNQNGEKTFSYSPKDNDNIPGMLKARFTSFVYEKSGDYSLNTQDFLYSNYNNYVGMNIKLDDKNHNMIYTAKDHIVDIATVNAEGNKVNSSVSYKIYKLKWSWWWSSDNDNIAHYIANTDYIVKKEGTLSTKNGQGSFKFKFNNNEWGRYLILVKDKISGHTTGKIVYIDWPNWSSRNNPNPEAASMLTFNSDKDKYSVGDDVVLNVPTSGEGRALVSIEKGDKILQMFWADTQKGLTKIKFKASADMSPNVYANITYIQKHSQTINDLPIRMYGATPVYVEDPNSHINPVISSPKSIEPESNYKITLSEKNNKAMTYTLAVVDEGLLDLTNFNTPDLWKHFYKKEALRTRTWDMYDFVMGSFGSKLEQMFAVGGDSELIKKGNKKANRFVPVVKFIGPFNLEQGKSKTHKLKMPNYVGSVKVMVVAGNNGAYGKADVAIPVKKPLMVLATLPRVLGSNETCDLPITVFAMDKKIKSAKITVKVNDKLNIEGNSTSTLNFKNTGEKISYFRLKTSNKIGVAKVVVTVESNGIKAKHEIELDVRNPNPPVSISEEYMLENKLSINKKPFGVENTNKLSIEVSSMPALNLEKRLSYLIQYPHGCIEQTTSSVFPQLYLSKLTNLSSGRVSEIEHNIKEAINRLYKFQLSDGGMSYWQGATTANYWGTNYAGHFMLEAEKLGYALPSGFKTKWVKYQSKKANSWSATDQYTSSSVQAYRLYTLALANKAAVGAMNRLKEQNIDTEARALLASAYAQIGQKDIAKELLFKNTQQTQVSKKHYYYSYGSKDRETAVFLYAYAGIKEKELSFNTLKRVAENLSGEKYMSTQTAAFSLLAVQKYISRFNPDDNIDIEYSIDGKSKSVESALPVYTINFDNYEKSKNVKLENNGDGSLFVRVINSGIPLKHEEKEFSRNLTLKVRYTDTNGDNIDVGNLKQGKEFKAVVTITNNNSIDNIKDIALNQIFPSGWEIVNSRLLGTVDKTSDQPDYIDIRDDRVYQYFDLRQSETKTFTVSLIAAYSGEYYLSGVLAEAMYNDSFKAMIKGKKVIVTK
- the pbpC gene encoding penicillin-binding protein 1C, which encodes MLVSLWIFFPANLFETPKSKVVFSREGNLLSARIAGDGQWRFPESKSMDSKIEQSILTFEDEYFYWHFGVNPVSIVKALSSNIKSGEIKRGGSTISMQTIRLWLKNPKRSYIQKIKELFLVVGLELNNSKKEILQLYLSNAPFGGNVVGVESASWRYFNRKSSELSWAEAATLAVLPNSPSLIHPGRNRDKLLKKRNFLLKKLYNRELIDSTTYSLALLEEIPDKPYPLPNYAPHLLQKLSKDGDKLYHSTIDYKLQKKVLDICAKHNRELVQNRIFNLAVLVIDLKSNEVVSYVGNSESKNADNSNYVDIVQAPRSTGSILKPILYAAALDKGMILPHTLLADIPTQYNGFMPENYIKKYEGAVPAGLCLSRSLNIPSVRLLRDYGIEAFYKKLEDLQLKNINRGADNYGLSLILGGAESSLWNISRAYAWMAEDLNYFQQDTENNLPFTEAKTLLNEEEKQLRKKGVLSRGAIFSVFEALRKVNRPENEAGWQNFNANNNIAWKTGTSHGFKDAWSVGWTKDKLVAVWVGNADGEGRPGILGVSAAAPLMFDVFSLLKNSRWFEVPHDDLADIETCSVSGMKASEYCEDRDTILAPLRAVESKKCDYHKAVHLDKTEKYRVNSNCYPVSEIVTRNYFVLPSVQAWYYKKYNTYYKELPAWKESCNVRENKVMQWIYPNKENRIFIPKNKLGEKSKVVFELAHQNSNGTVYWHIDGEYVKTTKSNHTYAFIADKGFHTITCLDSKGNSISKHFEVVD